From the Cohaesibacter sp. ES.047 genome, one window contains:
- a CDS encoding RraA family protein, with protein MKDEDLFSLVKEELYTPVVGDILDAMGLYHQFLPQPVQPMKEEMKLVGRAMPVVMIDVFGPQAEPFGKLTHALDQLESGDIYLASGGDMRCAYWGELLTATARTRGANGAVINGYHRDTPMVLDQNWPVFSRGRYAQDSGVRTKVIDYRCPLEIEGVWIEPGDLVFGDLDGVLIVPQKHEAEVIEKAVEKARAEKTVRQAIEAGMTSTAAFEKFGVL; from the coding sequence ATGAAAGACGAAGATCTGTTTTCCCTTGTGAAAGAGGAACTCTATACGCCCGTCGTCGGCGATATCCTTGATGCGATGGGTCTCTATCATCAATTTCTACCTCAACCCGTTCAACCCATGAAGGAAGAGATGAAGCTGGTCGGCCGCGCCATGCCGGTCGTGATGATTGATGTTTTTGGCCCACAAGCTGAACCCTTTGGAAAGCTCACGCATGCCCTTGATCAACTGGAATCGGGCGATATCTATCTTGCGAGTGGCGGTGATATGCGCTGTGCCTATTGGGGCGAGTTGCTTACAGCTACGGCCAGAACGCGAGGAGCCAATGGTGCGGTAATCAATGGCTACCACCGCGACACGCCGATGGTTCTTGACCAGAATTGGCCGGTTTTCTCTCGCGGACGTTATGCGCAGGATTCAGGTGTGCGCACCAAAGTCATCGATTATCGCTGCCCGTTGGAAATTGAAGGTGTTTGGATCGAGCCGGGTGATCTGGTCTTTGGCGATCTGGATGGCGTGCTGATCGTCCCGCAAAAGCACGAGGCAGAAGTGATTGAGAAAGCCGTTGAGAAGGCACGGGCTGAAAAGACAGTCCGCCAAGCCATCGAAGCGGGAATGACCAGCACGGCTGCGTTTGAGAAATTTGGTGTTCTTTGA
- a CDS encoding UxaA family hydrolase has product MNDPFERSWTGYLRKDGRKGIRNLVLVVHTVMCSRHVAHAIAQGEDDVHVIGFDGCYDNQYAIRLLLSLARHPNVGAVLAVGLGCEYTQPGKIAELARESGRLAEAFYIQDTGGTQSSIDKGKAIVRSLRSQIKDQTPRVEMSLKDMTIGAECGGSDGTSGLAGNPVTGRFFDFLVDAGGRAIIEEIVEMVGLKEIILDRAATAETKTQLDWAYNKAVSYCQSVRQYSVSPGNFAGGLTTIEEKSMGAFAKSGSRPIQGVIKVGTPPPDSGLWIMDSVPDEHFMNFGYTNPNDTEGLVDLMSAGSQLLVFVTGRGSVIGSAISPLLKVTGNSETYNRLKEDMDFDAGRILTGDISLDDAAIELAHLICDIASGQQSKPEALGHAEYYIMYKHQNADQQGGCRL; this is encoded by the coding sequence ATGAATGATCCTTTCGAGCGCAGCTGGACCGGCTATTTGCGCAAGGACGGTCGCAAAGGCATTCGCAATCTGGTTCTTGTTGTCCATACGGTGATGTGTTCACGCCACGTCGCCCATGCCATTGCGCAAGGCGAAGATGATGTCCATGTCATCGGATTTGATGGTTGTTATGACAATCAATATGCCATCCGCCTGCTTCTGTCGCTGGCTCGCCATCCCAATGTGGGCGCAGTGCTTGCGGTCGGTCTTGGTTGCGAATATACCCAGCCCGGAAAAATCGCAGAATTGGCCAGAGAAAGCGGCAGACTGGCAGAGGCTTTCTATATCCAGGATACTGGTGGTACCCAAAGCTCGATCGACAAAGGCAAAGCCATCGTGCGATCCCTGCGAAGCCAGATCAAGGACCAGACGCCTCGTGTTGAGATGTCCCTTAAAGACATGACAATTGGCGCCGAATGCGGAGGTTCCGATGGTACAAGCGGGCTTGCGGGCAATCCTGTCACCGGTCGATTTTTTGATTTTCTTGTTGATGCAGGGGGCCGGGCTATCATCGAAGAAATCGTTGAGATGGTTGGGCTGAAGGAAATCATTCTCGATCGCGCAGCGACAGCAGAAACAAAAACACAGCTAGACTGGGCCTATAACAAGGCTGTCTCCTATTGTCAGTCGGTTCGGCAATATTCCGTCTCACCGGGCAATTTCGCAGGAGGCTTGACGACAATCGAAGAGAAAAGCATGGGCGCTTTTGCCAAAAGTGGCAGCCGCCCGATACAAGGGGTCATCAAGGTAGGTACGCCTCCTCCGGACTCTGGCCTCTGGATCATGGACAGTGTTCCTGATGAGCATTTTATGAATTTTGGCTACACCAACCCCAACGACACCGAGGGTCTGGTGGACCTGATGAGTGCAGGCAGCCAATTGCTGGTATTTGTCACGGGGCGCGGCTCTGTCATAGGGTCGGCCATCTCGCCTCTACTTAAAGTCACTGGCAATTCGGAAACCTACAACCGTTTGAAAGAAGACATGGATTTCGACGCCGGTCGAATTTTGACCGGCGACATATCACTCGATGATGCCGCCATCGAATTGGCTCATTTGATCTGCGACATCGCCTCAGGACAGCAAAGCAAACCTGAAGCTCTTGGGCATGCCGAGTATTACATCATGTACAAACACCAAAATGCGGATCAACAGGGTGGCTGTCGGTTATAG
- a CDS encoding AlpA family transcriptional regulator, translating into MTKCKDSYINRKDLIAYFGVPARSLKEVLQDAGIVLRANGTCWSVVFEALGLAADQSAEHWEELTKPLLTASQVAEDLDRADPSIIYRWANPSSPNYSPDFPAPIDFSFGKRPNARNRKRWRRADVIAWQSNKPQPKYRHLSKSGDVPSPSQVPSADPAPTATVGIFSLPQVIDGDAQ; encoded by the coding sequence ATGACAAAATGCAAAGACAGTTACATCAACCGCAAAGACCTGATCGCCTATTTTGGTGTGCCAGCGCGGAGCCTCAAGGAAGTCCTTCAGGACGCAGGCATTGTGTTGCGCGCCAACGGCACCTGCTGGTCCGTCGTCTTTGAGGCCCTCGGGCTTGCCGCCGACCAGTCTGCCGAACATTGGGAAGAGTTGACGAAGCCTCTCTTGACAGCAAGTCAGGTAGCCGAGGATCTGGATAGGGCAGATCCATCGATCATCTATCGCTGGGCCAATCCTTCCTCACCCAATTATAGTCCAGACTTTCCCGCGCCAATCGATTTTTCGTTTGGAAAGCGCCCCAACGCGCGGAATCGGAAACGTTGGCGTAGAGCTGATGTGATTGCCTGGCAGAGCAACAAGCCCCAGCCGAAATATCGACACCTGTCCAAATCAGGTGACGTGCCATCCCCATCACAGGTTCCATCTGCTGACCCTGCACCAACGGCCACTGTCGGCATCTTCTCGTTGCCGCAAGTAATCGATGGAGATGCGCAATGA
- a CDS encoding UxaA family hydrolase: MSQGCFRIDKTDNVATLLSASLAQDITIHNADDLKAIRLLEAIETGHKVALSDIQQGEAVIKFGVPIGLASKPIKSGEWVHLHNCESQFDERSSSLDIHSGATTDTHYE; this comes from the coding sequence ATGTCCCAAGGATGCTTCAGGATAGACAAGACGGACAATGTTGCAACCTTGCTCAGCGCTTCGCTCGCGCAGGATATCACGATCCACAATGCAGACGATTTGAAAGCAATCAGACTGCTTGAGGCCATCGAAACAGGCCACAAGGTTGCTTTGAGTGACATTCAGCAGGGCGAGGCAGTGATCAAGTTTGGCGTTCCGATCGGACTTGCATCCAAACCGATCAAATCTGGCGAATGGGTGCATCTACACAATTGCGAAAGCCAGTTTGATGAACGCTCCTCATCGCTGGACATCCACTCAGGAGCAACAACGGATACCCATTATGAATGA